Proteins from a single region of Lates calcarifer isolate ASB-BC8 linkage group LG19, TLL_Latcal_v3, whole genome shotgun sequence:
- the vps39 gene encoding vam6/Vps39-like protein isoform X2 — protein MHDAYEPVPILEKLPLQIDCLAAWEDWLLVGTKPGHLLLYRIKKDAGTNRFEVTLEKSNKNFSKKIQQLYVVSQYKILVSLLENNIHVHDLLTFQQITVVSKAKGATLFACDLQQNNSGEERLRMCVAVKKKLQLYYWKDREFHELQGDFGAPDIPKSMAWCENSICVGFKRDYYLIRMDGRGSIKELFPTGKQLEPLVAPLADGKVAVGQDDLTVVLNEEGVCTQKCALNWTDIPIAMEHQPPYIIAVLPRYVEIRTFEPRLLVQSVELQRPRFITSAGQNIVYVASNHFVWRLVPVSIASQIRQLLQDKQFELALQLAMKDDSDGDKKQQIHHIQNLYAFNLFCQKRFDDSMQVFAKLGTDPTHVIGLYPDLLPSDYRKQLHYPNPLPTLSGAELEKAHLALIDYLTQKRSHLVKQLNDSDPSTTSPLMEGTPTIKSRKKLLQIIDTTLLKCYLHTNVALVSPLLRLENNHCHIEESEYVLKKAHKYSELIILYEKKGLHQKALQVLLDQSTKANSPLKGHERTVEYLQRLGVENLGIIFEFSPWVLKNCPDDGLKIFTEDLTEVETLPRDKVLNFLKDGFKELAIPYLEHIIYVWDEKGPEFHNVLIQLYLERVQGPMKEYLKSLPEGIPAVPAGQEGGQLGEFRNKLLTFLDISTSYEPARLISDFPFDGLLEERALLLGRMGKHEQALFIYVHILKDTRMAEEYCHGHYNSLVEGNKDVYLSLLRMYLSPPDVHCLGPIKMEVSGPQANLQAALQVLELHHSKLNTTKAINLLPANTQIREIRVFLESVLEEKAQRKRCNQVLKSLLQAEFLRVQEERIFHQQVKCVITEEKTCRVCKKKIGNSAFARYPNGVVVHYFCCKDRNVCPTEQ, from the exons ATGCATGACGCGTATGAACCAGTGCCTATTTTGGAAAAGCTCCCTCTTCAGATTGACTGTCTTGCGGCCTGGG AGGACTGGCTGCTTGTTGGAACAAAACCAGGGCATCTACTTCTCTACCGAATAAAGAAAGACGCAg GTACCAACCGGTTTGAGGTGACACTGGAAAAATCCAATAAGAACTTCTCAAAGAAGATTCAGCAG CTTTACGTTGTCTCACAGTACAAAATTCTTGTCAGTCTTCTGG AGAACAACATCCACGTCCATGACCTCCTGACCTTCCAGCAGATCACTGTGGTGTCCAAAGCCAAAGGAGCCACACTCTTTGCATGTGACCTGCAG caaAACAACTCAGGAGAGGAAAGGTTGAGAATGTGTGTCGCAGTAAAAAAGAAACTTCAGCTGTATTACTGGAAGGACAGGGAGTTCCACGAGCTGcag gGCGACTTTGGTGCACCAGATATTCCAAAGTCCATGGCTTGGTGTGAAAACTCCATATGTGTTGGTTTCAAACGAGACTATTACCTTATTCGG ATGGATGGCCGTGGCTCAATCAAGGAGCTCTTCCCCACTGGAAAACAGTTAGAGCCTCTGGTTGCCCCACTGGCTGATGGGAAGGTGGCTGTTGGCCAAGATGACCTGACTGTTGTCCTAAATGAAGAGGGCGTTTGTACCCAGAAGTGTGCCCTGAACTGGACAGACATCCCTATAGCGATGg AGCACCAGCCTCCATATATCATTGCTGTTCTCCCTCGTTATGTGGAGATCCGGACCTTTGAGCCGAGACTGCTGGTGCAGAGTGTGGAGCTGCAAAGACCTCGCTTCATCACCTCAGCAGG GCAAAATATTGTGTATGTTGCCAGCAACCATTTTGTGTGGCGCCTGGTACCTGTGTCAATAGCCAGCCAGATCCGGCAGCTTCTTCAGGACAAGCAATTTGAACTGGCTCTTCAGCTGGCG ATGAAGGATGATTCAGATGGTGATAAGAAGCAGCAGATACATCACATCCAGAATCTCTACGCCTTCAATCTGTTTTGTCAGAAGAGATTTGATGACTCCATGCAGGTGTTTGCCAAACTCGGCACAG ATCCCACCCATGTGATTGGACTGTACCCGGACCTGCTCCCATCAGACTACCGCAAACAGCTGCACTATCCAAACCCTCTGCCCACACTGTCCGGGGCAGAGCTGGAGAAAGCACATCTCGCCCTTATCGATTACCTCACCcag AAACGCAGCCATCTGGTGAAACAGCTGAATGACTCTGACCCTTCCACAACATCTCCACTCATGGAGGGCACACCGACAATTAAAAGCCGCAAAAAACTCCTTCAGATCATTGATACCACCCTGCTGAAATGTTACCTGCAT ACCAACGTGGCCCTGGTGTCCCCCCTCCTTCGTCTGGAGAACAACCACTGCCACATCGAGGAGAGCGAGTATGTCCTCAAGAAGGCTCACAAGTACAGCGAGCTCATTATTCTCTATGAGAAGAAGGGCCTGCACCAGAAAG CTCTGCAGGTGCTGCTGGACCAATCCACCAAGGCCAACTCTCCGCTGAAGGGCCATGAGCGAACAGTGGAGTACCTCCAAAGACTGG GAGTGGAGAATCTGGGCATAATCTTTGAGTTTTCTCCCTGGGTGCTGAAGAACTGTCCTGATGATGGGCTGAAG ATTTTCACAGAGGACCTGACAGAGGTGGAGACGCTGCCCCGAGACAAGGTGCTGAACTTCCTGAAGGATGGCTTTAAGGAGCTCGCCATCCCATATTTGGAGCACATCATCTACGTGTGGGACGAGAAAGGGCCAGAGTTTCACAATGTGCTGATCCAGCTCTACCTGGAGAGGGTTCAAGGCCCCATGAAAGAGTACCTCAAGTCACTGCCAGAAG GGATTCCAGCTGTCCCTGCAGGACAGGAGGGTGGCCAACTGGGAGAGTTCAGGAACAAGCTGCTGACCTTCCTGGATATTTCTACCAGCTACGAACCAGCCAGACTCATCAGTGACTTTCCCTTTGATG GTCTGCTGGAGGAACGGGCTCTGCTTCTAGGTCGGATGGGCAAACATGAGCAGGCGCTCTTCATCTATGTGCACATCCTGAAAGACACCCGCATGGCTGAAGA ATACTGTCACGGGCACTACAACAGTTTAGTTGAAGGAAACAAAGAT GtttatctgtctctgctgaGAATGTACCTGTCACCCCCTGACGTCCACTGCCTGGGGCCCATCAAGATGGAGGTGTCGGGGCCTCAGGCCAACCTCCAGGCAGCCCTGCAGGTCCTGGAACTGCACCACAGCAAGCTCAACACCACCAAG GCCATCAATCTGCtcccagcaaacacacaaatccGAGAGATCCGGGTTTTCCTGGAGAGCGTCCTGGAGGAAAAAGCTCAGAGGAAACGCTGCAACCAAGTGCTGAAGAGTCTGCTGCAGGCCGAGTTCCTCAGG GTGCAGGAGGAGCGAATCTTCCACCAGCAGGTTAAATGTGTCATTACAGAGGAAAAGACCTGCAGAGTTTGCAAGAAGAAAATAGGAAACAG tgcaTTTGCCAGGTATCCCAACGGTGTGGTGGTGCATTATTTCTGCTGCAAAGACCGCAATGTTTGTCCCACTGAACAGTAA
- the vps39 gene encoding vam6/Vps39-like protein isoform X1, translated as MHDAYEPVPILEKLPLQIDCLAAWEDWLLVGTKPGHLLLYRIKKDAGTNRFEVTLEKSNKNFSKKIQQLYVVSQYKILVSLLENNIHVHDLLTFQQITVVSKAKGATLFACDLQQNNSGEERLRMCVAVKKKLQLYYWKDREFHELQGDFGAPDIPKSMAWCENSICVGFKRDYYLIRMDGRGSIKELFPTGKQLEPLVAPLADGKVAVGQDDLTVVLNEEGVCTQKCALNWTDIPIAMEHQPPYIIAVLPRYVEIRTFEPRLLVQSVELQRPRFITSAGQNIVYVASNHFVWRLVPVSIASQIRQLLQDKQFELALQLAKMKDDSDGDKKQQIHHIQNLYAFNLFCQKRFDDSMQVFAKLGTDPTHVIGLYPDLLPSDYRKQLHYPNPLPTLSGAELEKAHLALIDYLTQKRSHLVKQLNDSDPSTTSPLMEGTPTIKSRKKLLQIIDTTLLKCYLHTNVALVSPLLRLENNHCHIEESEYVLKKAHKYSELIILYEKKGLHQKALQVLLDQSTKANSPLKGHERTVEYLQRLGVENLGIIFEFSPWVLKNCPDDGLKIFTEDLTEVETLPRDKVLNFLKDGFKELAIPYLEHIIYVWDEKGPEFHNVLIQLYLERVQGPMKEYLKSLPEGIPAVPAGQEGGQLGEFRNKLLTFLDISTSYEPARLISDFPFDGLLEERALLLGRMGKHEQALFIYVHILKDTRMAEEYCHGHYNSLVEGNKDVYLSLLRMYLSPPDVHCLGPIKMEVSGPQANLQAALQVLELHHSKLNTTKAINLLPANTQIREIRVFLESVLEEKAQRKRCNQVLKSLLQAEFLRVQEERIFHQQVKCVITEEKTCRVCKKKIGNSAFARYPNGVVVHYFCCKDRNVCPTEQ; from the exons ATGCATGACGCGTATGAACCAGTGCCTATTTTGGAAAAGCTCCCTCTTCAGATTGACTGTCTTGCGGCCTGGG AGGACTGGCTGCTTGTTGGAACAAAACCAGGGCATCTACTTCTCTACCGAATAAAGAAAGACGCAg GTACCAACCGGTTTGAGGTGACACTGGAAAAATCCAATAAGAACTTCTCAAAGAAGATTCAGCAG CTTTACGTTGTCTCACAGTACAAAATTCTTGTCAGTCTTCTGG AGAACAACATCCACGTCCATGACCTCCTGACCTTCCAGCAGATCACTGTGGTGTCCAAAGCCAAAGGAGCCACACTCTTTGCATGTGACCTGCAG caaAACAACTCAGGAGAGGAAAGGTTGAGAATGTGTGTCGCAGTAAAAAAGAAACTTCAGCTGTATTACTGGAAGGACAGGGAGTTCCACGAGCTGcag gGCGACTTTGGTGCACCAGATATTCCAAAGTCCATGGCTTGGTGTGAAAACTCCATATGTGTTGGTTTCAAACGAGACTATTACCTTATTCGG ATGGATGGCCGTGGCTCAATCAAGGAGCTCTTCCCCACTGGAAAACAGTTAGAGCCTCTGGTTGCCCCACTGGCTGATGGGAAGGTGGCTGTTGGCCAAGATGACCTGACTGTTGTCCTAAATGAAGAGGGCGTTTGTACCCAGAAGTGTGCCCTGAACTGGACAGACATCCCTATAGCGATGg AGCACCAGCCTCCATATATCATTGCTGTTCTCCCTCGTTATGTGGAGATCCGGACCTTTGAGCCGAGACTGCTGGTGCAGAGTGTGGAGCTGCAAAGACCTCGCTTCATCACCTCAGCAGG GCAAAATATTGTGTATGTTGCCAGCAACCATTTTGTGTGGCGCCTGGTACCTGTGTCAATAGCCAGCCAGATCCGGCAGCTTCTTCAGGACAAGCAATTTGAACTGGCTCTTCAGCTGGCG aAGATGAAGGATGATTCAGATGGTGATAAGAAGCAGCAGATACATCACATCCAGAATCTCTACGCCTTCAATCTGTTTTGTCAGAAGAGATTTGATGACTCCATGCAGGTGTTTGCCAAACTCGGCACAG ATCCCACCCATGTGATTGGACTGTACCCGGACCTGCTCCCATCAGACTACCGCAAACAGCTGCACTATCCAAACCCTCTGCCCACACTGTCCGGGGCAGAGCTGGAGAAAGCACATCTCGCCCTTATCGATTACCTCACCcag AAACGCAGCCATCTGGTGAAACAGCTGAATGACTCTGACCCTTCCACAACATCTCCACTCATGGAGGGCACACCGACAATTAAAAGCCGCAAAAAACTCCTTCAGATCATTGATACCACCCTGCTGAAATGTTACCTGCAT ACCAACGTGGCCCTGGTGTCCCCCCTCCTTCGTCTGGAGAACAACCACTGCCACATCGAGGAGAGCGAGTATGTCCTCAAGAAGGCTCACAAGTACAGCGAGCTCATTATTCTCTATGAGAAGAAGGGCCTGCACCAGAAAG CTCTGCAGGTGCTGCTGGACCAATCCACCAAGGCCAACTCTCCGCTGAAGGGCCATGAGCGAACAGTGGAGTACCTCCAAAGACTGG GAGTGGAGAATCTGGGCATAATCTTTGAGTTTTCTCCCTGGGTGCTGAAGAACTGTCCTGATGATGGGCTGAAG ATTTTCACAGAGGACCTGACAGAGGTGGAGACGCTGCCCCGAGACAAGGTGCTGAACTTCCTGAAGGATGGCTTTAAGGAGCTCGCCATCCCATATTTGGAGCACATCATCTACGTGTGGGACGAGAAAGGGCCAGAGTTTCACAATGTGCTGATCCAGCTCTACCTGGAGAGGGTTCAAGGCCCCATGAAAGAGTACCTCAAGTCACTGCCAGAAG GGATTCCAGCTGTCCCTGCAGGACAGGAGGGTGGCCAACTGGGAGAGTTCAGGAACAAGCTGCTGACCTTCCTGGATATTTCTACCAGCTACGAACCAGCCAGACTCATCAGTGACTTTCCCTTTGATG GTCTGCTGGAGGAACGGGCTCTGCTTCTAGGTCGGATGGGCAAACATGAGCAGGCGCTCTTCATCTATGTGCACATCCTGAAAGACACCCGCATGGCTGAAGA ATACTGTCACGGGCACTACAACAGTTTAGTTGAAGGAAACAAAGAT GtttatctgtctctgctgaGAATGTACCTGTCACCCCCTGACGTCCACTGCCTGGGGCCCATCAAGATGGAGGTGTCGGGGCCTCAGGCCAACCTCCAGGCAGCCCTGCAGGTCCTGGAACTGCACCACAGCAAGCTCAACACCACCAAG GCCATCAATCTGCtcccagcaaacacacaaatccGAGAGATCCGGGTTTTCCTGGAGAGCGTCCTGGAGGAAAAAGCTCAGAGGAAACGCTGCAACCAAGTGCTGAAGAGTCTGCTGCAGGCCGAGTTCCTCAGG GTGCAGGAGGAGCGAATCTTCCACCAGCAGGTTAAATGTGTCATTACAGAGGAAAAGACCTGCAGAGTTTGCAAGAAGAAAATAGGAAACAG tgcaTTTGCCAGGTATCCCAACGGTGTGGTGGTGCATTATTTCTGCTGCAAAGACCGCAATGTTTGTCCCACTGAACAGTAA